The proteins below are encoded in one region of Streptomyces marianii:
- a CDS encoding flavodoxin family protein, whose amino-acid sequence MTTQPSGSEAPSARYDDLRALFVNCTLKRSPETSNTQGLVERSRTLMERQGVRVDVVRAVDHDIATGVWPDMTEHGWETDAWPALYEQVMASDILVLAGPIWLGDNSSVMKQVIERLYACSSLLNDKGQYAYYGRVGGCLITGNEDGVKHCAMNVLYSLQHLGYTIPPQADAGWIGEAGPGPSYLDPGSGGPENEFTHRNTTFMTWNLLHLAALLKRAGGIPAHGNQRTEWDAGCRFDSPNPEHR is encoded by the coding sequence GTGACCACTCAGCCGTCCGGCTCCGAAGCGCCGTCCGCTCGCTACGACGACCTGCGCGCACTCTTCGTCAACTGCACCCTGAAACGCTCACCCGAGACCAGCAACACCCAAGGTCTGGTCGAGAGAAGCCGCACCCTGATGGAACGCCAGGGCGTCCGCGTCGACGTCGTACGCGCCGTCGACCACGACATCGCCACCGGGGTGTGGCCGGACATGACCGAACACGGCTGGGAGACCGACGCCTGGCCCGCGCTCTACGAGCAGGTGATGGCGTCCGACATCCTCGTCCTCGCCGGTCCCATCTGGCTCGGCGACAACAGCTCCGTCATGAAACAGGTGATCGAGCGGCTGTACGCCTGCTCCAGCCTGCTCAACGACAAGGGGCAGTACGCCTATTACGGACGGGTCGGCGGCTGTCTGATCACCGGCAACGAGGACGGGGTCAAGCACTGCGCCATGAACGTGCTCTACAGCCTCCAGCACCTCGGTTACACCATCCCGCCGCAGGCCGACGCGGGCTGGATCGGCGAGGCCGGGCCGGGGCCCTCCTATCTCGACCCCGGTTCGGGCGGACCCGAGAACGAGTTCACCCATCGCAACACCACGTTCATGACGTGGAATCTGCTGCACCTGGCCGCGCTGCTCAAACGGGCGGGCGGCATTCCCGCGCACGGCAATCAGCGCACGGAGTGGGACGCGGGGTGTCGCTTCGACTCCCCGAACCCCGAACACCGGTAG
- a CDS encoding endonuclease I family protein translates to MSTHRLKRRKPWQLAVVAAAATAIAAPAAAMATQAPPASTPARTAGAVGAYDDTYYKDALGKTGPELKEALHAIVSDQTRLTYDQVWDALKATDEDPENPSNVILLYSGRSQSKDTNGSGTDDWNREHVWAKSHGDFGTDVGPGTDIHHLRPTDVTVNSTRGNKDFDTGGEEVEEAPGNRADSDSFEPRDEVKGDVARMILYMAVRYDGDDGVPDLEPNDSVDNGSAPHMGRLSVLKQWNQQDPPDDFEKKRNQTVFDEFQHNRNPFIDHPEWVDEIWEQS, encoded by the coding sequence ATGTCCACCCACCGCCTCAAGCGCCGGAAACCGTGGCAGCTTGCCGTCGTCGCCGCGGCAGCCACCGCCATCGCCGCTCCCGCGGCCGCGATGGCCACCCAGGCGCCCCCCGCCTCCACTCCCGCCCGGACCGCCGGAGCGGTGGGCGCGTACGACGACACGTACTACAAGGACGCGTTGGGCAAGACCGGTCCGGAGCTGAAGGAGGCCCTCCACGCCATCGTCAGCGACCAGACCCGGCTCACCTACGACCAGGTCTGGGATGCGCTGAAGGCCACGGACGAGGATCCGGAGAACCCGTCGAACGTGATCCTGCTCTACAGCGGCCGGTCGCAGAGCAAGGACACCAACGGATCCGGAACCGACGACTGGAACCGGGAGCACGTATGGGCCAAGTCCCACGGCGACTTCGGCACGGATGTCGGTCCCGGCACCGACATCCACCATCTGCGCCCCACCGACGTCACCGTCAACAGCACGCGCGGCAACAAGGACTTCGACACCGGTGGTGAGGAGGTCGAGGAGGCCCCCGGCAACCGTGCCGACAGCGACTCGTTCGAGCCGCGCGACGAGGTCAAGGGCGATGTCGCCCGCATGATCCTCTACATGGCCGTCCGCTACGACGGGGACGACGGCGTCCCCGACCTCGAACCCAACGACAGTGTCGACAACGGGTCCGCGCCCCACATGGGCCGGCTGTCGGTGCTGAAGCAGTGGAACCAGCAGGACCCGCCGGACGACTTCGAGAAGAAGCGCAACCAGACCGTGTTCGACGAGTTCCAGCACAACCGGAACCCGTTCATAGACCACCCCGAGTGGGTGGACGAGATATGGGAGCAGTCATGA
- a CDS encoding DUF4142 domain-containing protein — MSPSRRAAESGIPLLTLGVVVAVCAVIATVLIVTRGGEGDTSAAPSAAGVAAPGGYGQNAGAGYGHSSGVGHATGAEDDGSTDGAGGAPAGPQPVTEVDKTFLVKVRQAGLWEIPAGRLAQTNAASEAVKRAGLHLLDGHSKLDQLVREDARILGVPLPEEATAEQQDWVKQLENARGAEFDRLFANVLRSSHGKIFATIAEVRAATQNDLIRRHARQANQTVLDHMEVLEDTGLVDGATLAEVEKSVAPRQ; from the coding sequence ATGAGTCCGAGCCGACGTGCAGCCGAATCCGGGATCCCCCTGCTGACCCTCGGTGTCGTCGTCGCGGTGTGCGCCGTCATCGCCACCGTCCTGATCGTGACTCGCGGAGGCGAGGGCGACACGTCGGCCGCACCGTCCGCCGCCGGGGTCGCAGCTCCGGGCGGATACGGCCAGAACGCGGGGGCGGGATACGGGCATTCGTCCGGTGTCGGTCATGCGACCGGCGCGGAGGACGACGGCTCGACGGACGGCGCGGGAGGCGCTCCGGCGGGGCCGCAGCCGGTGACCGAGGTGGACAAGACGTTCCTCGTCAAGGTGCGTCAGGCGGGCCTGTGGGAGATCCCGGCGGGCCGGCTGGCCCAGACGAACGCCGCGAGCGAAGCCGTCAAGCGCGCCGGTCTGCATCTACTGGACGGGCACAGCAAGCTCGACCAGCTCGTCCGCGAGGACGCGAGGATCCTGGGTGTGCCGCTGCCGGAGGAGGCGACGGCCGAACAGCAGGACTGGGTGAAGCAGTTGGAGAACGCCCGGGGAGCCGAGTTCGACCGGCTCTTCGCGAACGTCCTGCGCTCCTCGCACGGAAAGATCTTCGCCACCATCGCCGAGGTGCGGGCGGCCACGCAGAACGACCTGATCCGCCGTCATGCACGGCAGGCCAACCAGACGGTCCTGGACCACATGGAGGTCCTGGAGGACACCGGCCTGGTGGACGGTGCCACGCTCGCGGAGGTCGAGAAGTCCGTCGCCCCGCGCCAGTGA
- a CDS encoding lytic polysaccharide monooxygenase, producing the protein MPFIHRTAAAAVALLVGAPLVLVAVGAAPAAAHGAPTDPVSRAVACGPEGGRTESAACAAAVDAGGRAVLEEWDNIRVADVAGDDRRVIPDGQLCSAGIGAYRGLDAPRADWPVTRVETGDRFTLTYASTIPHRGTFSVYLTKEGYDPSTALTWDDLEREPFLKATDPVLRDGAYRIEGSLPAARTGRHVLYTIWRNSDTPDTYYSCSDVLLTGTGTGARSGGDSGSSGGGAEDDDTASDASGAPAPQDRRATPGAGTGTTDEKSPAVAASSSSGSAAAPGTAPVTEAPGGLPATVVGAVAALALAGAAGGYYLHRRRP; encoded by the coding sequence ATGCCGTTCATCCACCGCACAGCCGCGGCCGCGGTCGCGCTTCTCGTCGGCGCGCCGCTCGTCCTCGTCGCGGTCGGCGCCGCCCCCGCCGCCGCCCACGGCGCTCCCACGGATCCCGTCAGTCGGGCGGTCGCCTGTGGCCCTGAGGGCGGCCGTACGGAGTCGGCCGCCTGCGCCGCCGCGGTGGACGCGGGCGGGCGAGCGGTGCTCGAAGAATGGGACAACATCCGCGTGGCCGACGTGGCGGGCGACGACCGCCGGGTGATCCCCGACGGGCAGCTGTGCAGCGCGGGCATCGGGGCCTACCGGGGTCTCGACGCCCCACGCGCCGACTGGCCCGTCACCCGTGTGGAAACGGGGGACCGGTTCACCCTCACCTACGCGTCTACGATCCCGCACCGCGGCACCTTCAGCGTGTACCTCACCAAGGAGGGTTATGACCCGAGTACGGCGCTGACCTGGGACGACCTGGAACGCGAACCGTTCCTCAAGGCCACCGACCCGGTGCTCCGGGACGGCGCCTACCGTATCGAGGGCTCGCTTCCCGCCGCCCGGACCGGCAGGCACGTGCTCTATACGATCTGGCGGAACTCCGACACCCCCGACACGTACTACTCCTGCTCCGATGTGCTCCTGACAGGTACCGGTACCGGCGCCCGTTCCGGCGGCGACTCCGGCAGCAGCGGCGGAGGCGCAGAGGACGACGACACGGCGTCGGACGCCTCGGGCGCCCCGGCCCCCCAGGACCGGCGGGCGACACCGGGCGCCGGCACCGGGACGACGGATGAGAAGTCGCCGGCGGTCGCCGCCTCATCGTCCTCGGGGAGCGCGGCGGCGCCCGGGACGGCCCCGGTCACCGAAGCCCCCGGCGGACTCCCCGCCACGGTCGTGGGAGCGGTCGCAGCCCTGGCGCTCGCCGGCGCGGCCGGGGGCTACTACCTGCACAGGCGCCGCCCGTAG
- a CDS encoding transposase family protein, with amino-acid sequence MPAAVSSPIPAVLLKLGPLGPGQTADLRPYFDAVPDPRSRRGRWYSLTAILLVCACAVVSGARSIEELAEWGANASSGLLTAIGIRCHPLRWRRAPSPATIGRVLGAVNGDALDRAVGAYLADRHRGVAEQYASGGFLVMADPEGNEFCVIPPGPFDLDDDGRTDYLVNQGSS; translated from the coding sequence GTGCCTGCCGCTGTATCTTCTCCCATCCCTGCTGTCCTGCTGAAGCTGGGTCCGTTGGGCCCGGGGCAGACCGCCGACCTGCGCCCGTACTTCGATGCGGTGCCCGATCCGCGCTCGCGGCGGGGCCGGTGGTACTCGCTGACGGCGATCCTGCTGGTCTGCGCCTGTGCGGTCGTGTCGGGCGCGCGGAGCATCGAGGAACTGGCCGAATGGGGTGCGAACGCCTCCAGCGGACTCCTGACGGCCATCGGCATCCGTTGTCACCCGCTCAGATGGCGGCGTGCTCCCTCGCCGGCCACGATCGGGCGCGTGCTGGGGGCGGTGAACGGTGATGCCCTGGACCGGGCGGTGGGCGCCTACCTCGCGGACCGGCACCGTGGCGTGGCCGAACAGTACGCGTCGGGCGGCTTCCTGGTGATGGCCGATCCGGAGGGGAACGAGTTCTGCGTCATTCCGCCCGGCCCGTTCGACCTCGACGACGACGGGCGCACGGACTACCTCGTCAATCAGGGCTCTTCGTGA
- a CDS encoding IS1182 family transposase, protein MRPVGLPEIPEQTVRVARAAFPKGSLAIRARDRLAGIFADEPFAGAFGVRGAPGLSPGVLSLVTVLQYCEDLTDRQAAAMMVRAIDWKYALGMELTDTGFDASVLSRFRARLADNGMERVVFDRLLEHCKDAGLVGDGGRQRTDSTHVISAVRDLNRLELAGESVRAALEALATAAPSWLAGRIDVAEFAQRYGPRVDGWRMPSSQTKRNRLAQVFGQDALALCRAAWAADTPVWIREIEAVGLLRQVLVQTYTIRSDTRGRQVIRKRDADDGVPPGQLRLASPYDTDARWAAKGEDLFWLGYKVHLTETCGTLPEAEAEAEAVAGVQPNLITDVHTTDATVPDVKATAPIQRKLAGHGVKPAEHYLDSGYPSADLITKAMKDGIRMVTPVLLDHSAQAKAAEGFAKNAFTIDWKTRQVRCPAGKTSSHWNPVKQHGKDAIVITFSVLTCRDCPFQQQCTTSKPGRRMLTLRPQELHENLARARAEQQTNTWKNKYALRAGVEGTINQALDITDIRQARYRGLPKVRLQHAFSATAINVIRLDAYWTDSPLRRTRSSRLERLAYQLTA, encoded by the coding sequence ATGCGGCCGGTGGGGCTGCCGGAGATCCCGGAGCAGACGGTGAGGGTGGCTCGGGCGGCGTTCCCGAAGGGGAGCCTGGCGATACGGGCCCGGGACCGTCTGGCGGGGATTTTCGCTGATGAGCCGTTCGCGGGGGCGTTCGGGGTGCGGGGTGCTCCGGGGCTGTCGCCGGGGGTGTTGTCGCTGGTCACGGTGCTGCAGTACTGCGAGGACCTCACCGACCGGCAGGCCGCGGCGATGATGGTGCGGGCGATCGACTGGAAGTACGCGCTCGGGATGGAGCTGACGGACACCGGTTTCGACGCGAGTGTGCTGTCCAGGTTCCGGGCCCGGCTCGCGGACAACGGCATGGAACGGGTGGTCTTCGACCGGCTCCTTGAGCACTGCAAGGACGCCGGCCTGGTGGGGGACGGAGGCAGGCAGCGTACTGATTCCACCCATGTGATCAGTGCGGTGCGGGACTTGAACCGTCTTGAGCTGGCAGGGGAGAGCGTGCGGGCGGCCCTGGAGGCCCTCGCGACTGCGGCGCCGTCGTGGCTGGCCGGCCGGATCGATGTGGCGGAGTTCGCCCAGCGGTACGGGCCCCGGGTGGATGGCTGGCGGATGCCGTCCTCGCAGACCAAGCGCAACCGCCTCGCCCAGGTCTTCGGTCAGGACGCCCTCGCTTTATGCCGGGCGGCCTGGGCCGCCGATACCCCGGTATGGATCCGTGAGATCGAGGCCGTGGGCCTGCTGCGGCAGGTCCTCGTGCAGACCTACACCATCCGCAGCGACACGCGGGGACGGCAGGTGATCAGGAAGCGGGACGCCGACGACGGCGTCCCGCCCGGCCAACTCCGCCTGGCCTCCCCCTACGACACCGACGCACGCTGGGCTGCCAAAGGCGAGGACCTGTTTTGGCTGGGCTACAAGGTCCACCTCACCGAAACATGCGGCACACTCCCCGAAGCCGAAGCCGAAGCCGAAGCGGTAGCAGGGGTGCAGCCGAATCTGATTACCGACGTGCACACGACCGACGCGACCGTGCCGGACGTGAAGGCGACCGCGCCGATCCAGCGCAAGCTCGCCGGGCACGGCGTGAAGCCGGCCGAGCACTACCTCGATTCCGGCTACCCGTCGGCCGACCTGATCACCAAGGCCATGAAGGACGGTATCCGCATGGTCACCCCGGTCCTTCTGGACCACTCCGCGCAGGCCAAGGCCGCGGAAGGCTTCGCCAAGAACGCCTTCACCATCGACTGGAAGACCCGCCAGGTCCGCTGCCCCGCCGGGAAGACCAGCTCCCACTGGAACCCCGTCAAACAGCACGGCAAGGACGCCATCGTCATCACCTTCAGCGTCCTGACCTGCCGCGACTGCCCCTTCCAACAGCAGTGCACCACCTCGAAACCCGGGCGCCGCATGCTCACCCTCAGACCCCAGGAACTTCACGAGAACCTCGCCCGGGCCCGCGCCGAGCAGCAGACCAACACCTGGAAGAACAAATACGCCCTGCGGGCAGGCGTCGAGGGCACCATCAACCAGGCCCTCGACATCACCGACATCCGCCAGGCCCGCTACCGCGGCCTGCCGAAAGTCCGCCTCCAGCACGCCTTCTCCGCCACCGCGATCAACGTGATCCGACTCGACGCGTACTGGACCGACAGCCCTCTCCGGCGCACCCGCTCCAGCCGACTCGAACGCCTCGCCTACCAGCTCACCGCATGA
- a CDS encoding MarR family winged helix-turn-helix transcriptional regulator yields MADTGESAERFDDVEAVTRAVLTASRLLVAVSAQSLAAVEERVTLPQLRLLVMLSMHGPAKLVVLAERLGVNPSTAMRMIDRLITAGLADRRTNPANRRETVLRLTDEGRVLVEDVTSRRRREIETIVTRMAPARRAALIDALTSFNEAGREPCAPAADSAMYPLGWTDAPLLRGD; encoded by the coding sequence ATGGCCGACACGGGGGAGTCCGCGGAGCGCTTCGACGACGTCGAGGCGGTGACACGCGCCGTACTGACCGCGTCCAGGCTGCTCGTCGCCGTCTCCGCCCAGTCCCTGGCGGCGGTCGAGGAGCGGGTGACGCTGCCCCAGCTCCGACTGCTGGTGATGCTCTCCATGCACGGGCCGGCCAAGCTCGTCGTGCTCGCCGAGCGACTCGGAGTCAATCCCTCGACGGCGATGCGCATGATCGACCGGCTCATCACGGCCGGCCTCGCGGACCGCCGCACGAACCCGGCCAACCGGCGCGAGACGGTGCTGCGGCTGACGGACGAGGGCCGCGTCCTCGTCGAGGACGTCACGAGCAGACGCCGTAGGGAGATCGAGACGATCGTGACGCGGATGGCCCCCGCCCGGCGCGCCGCCCTGATCGACGCGCTCACCTCCTTCAACGAGGCGGGACGCGAACCGTGCGCACCGGCCGCGGACAGCGCGATGTACCCGCTGGGCTGGACGGACGCGCCGCTACTGCGGGGAGACTGA
- a CDS encoding CASTOR/POLLUX-related putative ion channel, whose protein sequence is MRIFTSKKLTLRRLHYHVETFFVSHGFIVLSLALVVICITVTIIFSSLVAITFPTGDGFFYDWTNQSLVHIAELFRLSRPKLYDEKWQTRIIEIFIGMIQLLFLSSMIGVINYRVRSRILDYQKGRSQVMEGGHVLLLGWSEFGFRVISELLADKQPHSIVLLADKEINEKVEDRIRSRPSGFSSKKLICRVGDPSRRSDLDLVSPATARSIILMPLEGPRLLKTLLHLRQIEIEKRVVVHTRVAVWDMETAEMLQLASDELQIIRLNDRLSRITARALHLPGFPDFCREVLNFAENEIYAKRDPNVNGLQFGSITRRYKHSTPIGLLSAEGHIELPPAMGTEIRNGDKIIFISREGSRVYEDIDISSNLPRTRNIPIDRDASAEGLIDAGAHSSRILVIGWNQRAGPLLDRLDKSTSRDSMINVAFQGDGDWRNDSGESERPARSSHGAKVSRLDVDISQLDDLDALPMEGYTHVILLAEEGLEPNEADCLTLARLMKLSHIEEFRGAKIAEMYEVTQIDYPAIFGAVDIVDLNSLSAGLISQIGSHAYSYRVLGKLMDAKILYASPSSLLTDTPFPRGGIYFSSIIEQAQGSGWIAMGYFKSDEMGRPPSFGVHLNPDKDVRIAFQEDDRIILLASRY, encoded by the coding sequence ATGCGGATCTTCACATCGAAGAAGCTCACACTGAGGCGACTACATTATCATGTGGAGACGTTTTTTGTCAGTCATGGCTTTATTGTGCTCTCTCTGGCCCTGGTCGTCATATGCATAACCGTTACCATCATATTCAGCTCCCTCGTGGCCATCACATTTCCTACCGGAGATGGATTCTTCTACGACTGGACGAATCAGTCACTGGTTCACATTGCTGAACTATTTCGATTGAGCCGCCCTAAATTGTATGACGAGAAATGGCAGACGCGGATCATAGAGATATTCATCGGAATGATTCAACTGCTTTTCCTGAGCTCCATGATAGGCGTGATAAACTACAGGGTTCGTTCACGTATCCTGGATTACCAAAAAGGGAGGTCTCAAGTAATGGAGGGCGGTCACGTTCTCCTGCTGGGATGGTCCGAGTTCGGGTTCAGAGTCATTTCAGAGCTGCTTGCGGATAAGCAGCCGCATTCGATCGTCCTCCTTGCCGACAAGGAAATCAATGAGAAGGTTGAAGATAGAATACGCAGCCGCCCGTCAGGGTTTTCGTCCAAGAAGCTGATTTGCCGCGTTGGAGACCCATCGCGCAGGTCAGACCTGGATCTGGTCAGCCCTGCAACGGCCCGATCGATCATTCTTATGCCGCTTGAAGGCCCCCGCCTGCTGAAGACCCTTCTGCACCTCAGACAAATCGAGATCGAGAAAAGGGTGGTCGTGCACACCCGTGTTGCAGTGTGGGATATGGAGACCGCGGAGATGCTACAACTCGCGAGCGACGAACTGCAGATCATCCGTCTCAATGATCGCCTCTCTCGGATCACTGCGCGTGCGCTCCACCTTCCCGGTTTCCCTGACTTCTGTCGAGAGGTTCTAAATTTCGCAGAGAATGAAATATACGCGAAACGCGACCCGAACGTGAACGGACTGCAGTTTGGGAGCATAACCCGCAGGTACAAACATTCCACACCCATAGGACTGCTGAGTGCGGAAGGCCACATTGAACTCCCGCCTGCGATGGGTACCGAGATACGCAACGGTGACAAGATTATCTTCATATCCAGGGAAGGAAGTCGCGTATATGAAGACATCGACATCTCCTCAAATTTGCCGCGCACTCGTAACATTCCAATCGACCGAGATGCCTCTGCGGAGGGGTTGATCGACGCCGGCGCGCACTCAAGTAGAATACTTGTCATTGGATGGAACCAGCGTGCGGGTCCCCTTCTCGATCGTCTCGATAAGTCGACGAGCAGAGATTCGATGATCAATGTCGCCTTTCAAGGGGATGGGGATTGGAGGAATGACTCCGGAGAGAGTGAAAGACCGGCTCGGTCATCACATGGGGCAAAAGTTTCCCGTCTGGATGTAGATATCTCACAGTTGGATGATCTCGACGCTTTGCCCATGGAGGGCTATACACATGTGATCCTGCTTGCCGAAGAGGGTTTGGAACCGAATGAAGCGGACTGCCTCACGCTTGCTAGGCTCATGAAGCTCTCCCATATAGAAGAATTTCGGGGGGCAAAGATCGCAGAGATGTATGAAGTGACACAGATCGACTACCCCGCCATTTTTGGCGCCGTCGACATCGTGGACCTCAACTCCCTGTCGGCCGGACTCATATCGCAGATCGGCAGCCATGCCTACTCTTATAGAGTTCTCGGAAAGCTGATGGATGCGAAAATTTTGTACGCATCCCCTTCATCACTCCTCACCGACACACCTTTTCCGCGGGGCGGAATATACTTTTCCTCGATAATTGAGCAGGCCCAGGGGAGCGGATGGATCGCCATGGGATACTTTAAATCGGATGAGATGGGGCGGCCCCCGAGTTTTGGAGTCCACCTCAATCCGGACAAGGATGTCAGGATTGCTTTCCAGGAAGACGATCGAATCATTCTTCTGGCTTCTCGGTACTGA
- a CDS encoding DUF6328 family protein, protein MSGERVPDAGRRRDGRKETEDERADRRWQDLMQEIRVVQTGVQILFGFLLTVVFTPIFQRLEQTDKTIYIVTVILGSLATGALVAPVAFHRIVSGRRIKPQTVTWASRLTFTGIVLLLATLIAALFLVLRTATHDGFVPYLVAGVLAWYLLCWFALPFWARTRYTADAAVADDDA, encoded by the coding sequence ATGAGCGGTGAACGCGTTCCGGACGCGGGCAGGCGGCGGGACGGCCGGAAGGAGACGGAGGACGAGCGGGCCGACCGCCGGTGGCAGGACCTCATGCAGGAGATACGCGTCGTGCAGACGGGCGTCCAGATCCTGTTCGGCTTCCTGCTGACCGTGGTGTTCACCCCGATCTTCCAGCGGCTGGAGCAGACCGACAAGACCATCTACATCGTGACGGTCATCCTCGGATCCCTGGCCACCGGAGCCCTCGTCGCCCCCGTCGCCTTCCACCGCATCGTCTCCGGGCGGCGGATCAAGCCGCAGACCGTCACATGGGCCTCACGCCTCACCTTCACCGGAATCGTGCTGCTGCTCGCCACCCTGATCGCCGCGCTGTTCCTGGTCCTGCGCACGGCGACGCACGACGGCTTCGTGCCCTACCTGGTGGCCGGCGTGCTCGCCTGGTACCTGCTGTGCTGGTTCGCCCTTCCGTTCTGGGCCCGCACGCGCTACACCGCGGACGCGGCCGTCGCCGACGACGACGCATAG
- a CDS encoding S1 family peptidase, with product MTNYLKHLKRATAAGAVALAAVSLQPGSALAASEPAPPGDLGATVVGGTKADQGEFPFMVRLSMGCGGSLYTQDIVLTAAHCVDGSGPNTGITATAGVVDLEDPDAVSVKSTEVLQAPGYNGKGKDWALIKLEQPIDLPTLPIAADGELNNGEFDIAGWGADKEGGSQQRYLLKAKVPFIDDTACQNAYGDQLTPGEELCAGLLDTGGVDTCQGDSGGPMFRKDEAGAWTQVGIVSWGEGCARPGKPGVYTEVSTFAADIKTAAEGLGG from the coding sequence TTGACCAACTACCTCAAGCACCTCAAGCGCGCCACCGCTGCCGGCGCCGTCGCCCTCGCCGCCGTCAGCCTCCAGCCCGGCTCTGCCCTCGCCGCCTCCGAACCGGCCCCACCCGGTGACCTGGGCGCGACCGTCGTCGGCGGCACCAAGGCCGATCAGGGCGAATTCCCCTTCATGGTGCGACTGTCCATGGGCTGCGGCGGCTCGCTGTACACCCAGGACATCGTGCTGACCGCCGCCCACTGTGTCGACGGAAGCGGCCCCAACACCGGCATCACCGCGACGGCCGGGGTGGTCGACCTGGAGGACCCCGACGCGGTCAGCGTGAAGTCGACCGAGGTGCTGCAGGCGCCCGGCTACAACGGCAAGGGCAAGGACTGGGCGCTCATCAAGCTCGAGCAGCCGATCGACCTGCCGACCCTGCCGATCGCGGCGGACGGCGAGCTCAACAACGGCGAGTTCGACATAGCCGGATGGGGTGCCGACAAGGAGGGCGGCAGCCAGCAGCGGTACCTGCTCAAGGCCAAGGTGCCGTTCATCGACGACACCGCCTGCCAGAACGCCTACGGCGACCAGCTGACCCCGGGCGAGGAACTCTGCGCCGGCCTGCTGGACACCGGCGGGGTCGACACCTGCCAGGGCGACTCGGGCGGTCCCATGTTCCGCAAGGACGAGGCCGGAGCCTGGACCCAGGTCGGCATCGTCAGCTGGGGAGAGGGCTGCGCCCGCCCGGGCAAGCCCGGGGTCTACACCGAGGTCAGCACGTTCGCTGCGGACATCAAGACGGCCGCGGAGGGTCTGGGAGGCTGA
- a CDS encoding PE-PGRS family protein translates to MRFGSVGSWAGRLGLVVAAGLLGAGVMAPAAMAAPAAPQSAVPTAPQAAARLPAGDGGGPFDIELGDDGNVQVGDRACVGNCDDRANGSEGEDGGFCAGLCNGSANGGNGTTGDSGQDGGDGGDGGICAGICHGSVTGGDGGGGGDAAGEGDGGSGGTGGDGGLCIGIGCETSGAGGRGGDGGEG, encoded by the coding sequence ATGCGATTCGGAAGTGTGGGTTCTTGGGCCGGTCGGCTCGGTCTGGTGGTGGCGGCCGGGCTGCTCGGTGCCGGTGTGATGGCCCCTGCCGCGATGGCTGCACCGGCTGCCCCGCAGTCGGCGGTGCCGACGGCACCACAGGCTGCCGCACGTCTTCCCGCGGGCGACGGTGGCGGTCCCTTCGACATCGAACTGGGCGACGACGGCAATGTCCAGGTCGGCGACCGGGCGTGCGTGGGCAACTGCGACGACCGCGCCAACGGCTCGGAAGGCGAGGACGGTGGGTTCTGCGCGGGTCTGTGCAACGGCAGCGCCAACGGCGGCAACGGCACCACCGGCGACTCCGGCCAGGACGGTGGGGACGGTGGCGACGGCGGAATCTGCGCGGGCATCTGCCACGGCAGCGTCACCGGTGGCGACGGCGGGGGCGGAGGCGACGCGGCCGGTGAGGGCGACGGCGGCTCCGGCGGGACGGGGGGCGACGGCGGACTCTGTATCGGCATCGGCTGCGAGACCAGCGGCGCGGGCGGCCGTGGCGGCGACGGCGGTGAGGGCTGA